One region of Bradyrhizobium betae genomic DNA includes:
- a CDS encoding acyl-CoA dehydrogenase, with protein MSARPQAKDKPAAASFQWDDPFLLDEQLTEDERMVRDTARAYAQDKLLPRVTKAYLEEKTDREIFNEMGELGLIGITLPEEYGCANASYVAYGLVAREIERVDSGYRSMNSVQSSLVMYPIYAYGDENQRKKYLPKLASGEWVGCFGLTEPDAGSDPAGMKTRAEKVSDGYRLTGSKMWISNAPIADVFVVWAKSAEHDNQIRGFVLEKGMKGLSAPKIGGKLSLRASITGEVVMDGVVVPESALLPNVSGLKGPFGCLNRARYGISWGVLGAAEDCMHRARQYTLDRKQFGKPLAATQLVQKKLADMETEIALGLQGSLRVGRLMDEGKFAPEMISIMKRNNCGKALDIARVSRDMHGGNGISAEYHVMRHVHNLETVNTYEGTHDVHALILGRAITGIQAFF; from the coding sequence ATGAGCGCGCGCCCCCAGGCCAAGGACAAGCCGGCTGCGGCTTCTTTCCAGTGGGACGATCCGTTCCTGCTCGACGAGCAGCTCACCGAAGACGAGCGCATGGTGCGTGACACCGCCCGCGCCTACGCCCAGGACAAGCTGCTGCCGCGCGTCACCAAGGCCTATCTCGAAGAGAAGACCGATCGCGAGATCTTCAACGAAATGGGCGAGCTCGGCCTGATCGGCATCACGCTGCCGGAGGAATATGGCTGCGCCAATGCGAGCTACGTCGCCTATGGCCTCGTGGCGCGCGAGATCGAGCGGGTCGATTCCGGCTACCGCTCGATGAACTCGGTGCAGTCCTCGCTGGTGATGTACCCGATCTACGCCTATGGCGACGAGAACCAGCGCAAGAAGTACCTGCCGAAGCTCGCCAGCGGCGAGTGGGTCGGCTGTTTCGGCCTGACCGAGCCGGACGCCGGCTCCGATCCGGCCGGCATGAAGACCCGCGCCGAGAAGGTCTCGGACGGCTACCGCCTGACCGGCAGCAAGATGTGGATATCGAACGCGCCGATCGCGGACGTGTTCGTGGTCTGGGCCAAGTCGGCCGAGCACGACAACCAGATCCGCGGCTTCGTGCTGGAGAAGGGCATGAAGGGCCTGTCCGCGCCGAAGATCGGCGGCAAGCTCTCGCTGCGTGCCTCCATCACCGGCGAAGTCGTGATGGACGGCGTCGTGGTCCCCGAGAGCGCCCTGTTGCCCAACGTCTCCGGCCTCAAGGGCCCGTTCGGCTGCCTCAACCGTGCGCGCTACGGCATCTCCTGGGGCGTGCTCGGCGCCGCTGAGGACTGCATGCACCGCGCCCGCCAGTACACGCTCGATCGCAAGCAGTTCGGCAAGCCGCTCGCCGCGACCCAGCTGGTGCAGAAGAAGCTCGCCGACATGGAGACCGAGATTGCGCTCGGCCTCCAGGGCTCGCTTCGCGTCGGCCGATTGATGGACGAGGGCAAGTTCGCCCCCGAGATGATCTCGATCATGAAGCGCAACAATTGCGGCAAGGCCCTCGACATCGCCCGCGTCTCGCGCGACATGCACGGCGGCAACGGCATCTCGGCCGAGTACCACGTGATGCGCCACGTCCATAACCTCGAAACGGTCAACACCTACGAGGGCACCCACGACGTCCACGCCCTGATCCTGGGCCGCGCGATCACGGGCATTCAGGCGTTTTTCTGA
- the ribB gene encoding 3,4-dihydroxy-2-butanone-4-phosphate synthase, with amino-acid sequence MPDSVQEVLQAFARGELVVVTDDDDREGEGDLIVAASLCTAEKMAFIIRHTSGIVCAPITTEDARRLRLDPMVAHNDSAHTTAFTVSIDYKPDGGTGISAEERASCCRALSNPNAGANDFARPGHIFPLIAKDGGVLLRSGHTEAAVDLCKLSGLPPVGVISELMNDDGSVMKGEQVARFAAQHKLKHVTIADMIAYRQAREKLIERVSTFVTESPIGPLQGYAYRSPFDSIAHVAFVYNGVGDGKNVLTRFHKPNIVKDIFTGHKRMAAVLEHFKKSGRGVLVYLRDGAAGVPVAALPDESATEADRNRQWREVGVGAQILRDLGVTSIRHLTSSVHDYKGLSGFGIEIVANEQLES; translated from the coding sequence ATGCCCGATAGCGTTCAGGAAGTCTTGCAGGCTTTTGCCCGGGGTGAGCTCGTGGTCGTCACCGACGACGACGACCGCGAGGGTGAAGGCGATCTGATCGTCGCCGCCTCGCTCTGCACCGCGGAGAAGATGGCGTTCATCATCCGCCACACCTCCGGCATCGTCTGCGCGCCGATCACCACCGAGGATGCGCGCCGCCTCCGGCTCGACCCGATGGTCGCCCACAATGATTCCGCGCACACCACCGCGTTCACGGTCTCGATCGACTACAAGCCCGATGGCGGCACCGGCATCTCGGCCGAGGAACGCGCCTCGTGCTGCCGCGCGCTCTCCAATCCCAATGCCGGCGCCAACGACTTCGCCCGTCCGGGCCACATCTTCCCGCTGATCGCCAAGGATGGCGGCGTGCTGCTGCGCTCCGGTCACACCGAAGCCGCGGTCGACCTTTGCAAGCTCTCCGGCCTGCCGCCGGTCGGCGTCATCAGCGAGTTGATGAACGACGATGGCAGCGTAATGAAGGGCGAGCAGGTCGCCCGCTTCGCGGCCCAGCACAAGCTGAAGCACGTCACGATTGCCGACATGATCGCCTATCGCCAGGCGCGCGAAAAGCTGATCGAGCGTGTCTCGACCTTCGTCACCGAGAGCCCGATCGGTCCCTTGCAGGGCTATGCCTACCGCTCGCCGTTCGATTCCATCGCCCACGTCGCCTTCGTCTATAACGGGGTCGGCGACGGCAAGAACGTGCTGACGCGCTTTCACAAGCCGAACATCGTCAAGGACATCTTCACCGGCCACAAGCGGATGGCGGCCGTGCTCGAGCATTTCAAGAAATCCGGCCGTGGCGTGCTGGTTTACCTCCGCGACGGCGCGGCTGGTGTCCCCGTGGCGGCGCTGCCTGATGAGAGCGCGACGGAAGCCGATCGCAACCGCCAGTGGCGCGAGGTCGGTGTCGGCGCGCAGATCCTGCGTGATCTCGGCGTGACCTCGATCCGTCATCTCACCTCGTCGGTGCACGATTACAAAGGCCTGTCGGGCTTCGGCATCGAGATCGTTGCCAACGAGCAGCTTGAAAGCTGA
- a CDS encoding cation:proton antiporter, which produces MHELIRDITLCILFAWMLGLLAHFTRQPLILAYLIAGFCIGPFGAGWVHSQESISVISELGLIFMLFMIGLEIDLKKIVRAGKVILFAAGAQLIGGCLLGVLFFIGIGLSLGGGHFDAVYLCVACALSSTVIIVKVLYEKRELDTLPGRITLGVLVLQDIFAILFLAVQPSLANLQASVILLSIGRVAVLVAAALLVSRYVLPRLFHQIARRPELILLGALAWCFLVAETAERLSLSREMGALIAGVSLSTFPYALDVTAKVTTLRDFFITLFFVALGMTIPVPGLSVIGLALLIAAFTVVSRLVTTFTPLYLMKQGLRASLLPALNLAQISEFSLVVIQTGVSDHHIAAETANAASFAFVVLAVLSTFAMSRSDEITRWAIGPLKRIGLRDLDHGNGHGEDGHEGGHGEARRIVILGFFRAASALLAEIERQTPVLLEQITVVDFNPNVYQTLLSRGLHVIYGDISNVDTLLHAGVGKSEMIILSVPDSLLKGATNEKLVRHVRALNPTALIVATADLLADVGELYEAGASYVTVTRLSDAHELFTVIEAAQAGLLADKRAELDLRLGERREVLP; this is translated from the coding sequence ATGCACGAGCTCATTCGCGACATCACTCTCTGTATTCTGTTTGCCTGGATGCTGGGCCTGCTCGCCCATTTCACCCGGCAACCGCTGATCCTGGCCTATCTTATCGCCGGCTTCTGCATAGGTCCATTCGGCGCCGGCTGGGTCCATTCGCAGGAATCGATCAGCGTCATCTCCGAGCTCGGGCTGATCTTCATGCTGTTCATGATCGGGCTCGAGATCGACCTGAAGAAAATCGTGCGGGCGGGAAAGGTGATCCTGTTCGCCGCCGGCGCCCAGCTGATTGGAGGCTGCCTGCTCGGAGTGCTGTTCTTCATCGGAATCGGCCTGTCGCTCGGCGGCGGGCACTTCGACGCGGTCTATCTCTGCGTCGCCTGCGCGCTGTCGAGCACGGTGATCATCGTCAAGGTGCTCTACGAGAAGCGCGAGCTCGACACGCTGCCCGGCCGCATCACCCTCGGCGTGCTGGTGCTGCAGGATATCTTCGCCATCCTGTTCCTCGCGGTACAGCCGAGCCTTGCCAATCTGCAGGCCAGCGTCATCCTGCTGTCGATCGGCCGCGTCGCGGTGCTGGTCGCAGCAGCCCTGCTGGTCAGCCGCTACGTGCTGCCGCGCCTGTTTCACCAGATCGCCCGTCGCCCCGAGCTGATCCTGCTCGGCGCGCTTGCCTGGTGCTTCCTTGTCGCCGAGACCGCCGAGCGGCTCTCGCTGTCGCGCGAGATGGGAGCGCTGATTGCCGGCGTCTCGCTCTCGACCTTTCCCTACGCGCTCGACGTCACCGCCAAGGTCACCACGCTCCGCGACTTCTTCATCACGCTGTTCTTCGTCGCGCTCGGCATGACCATTCCCGTGCCCGGCCTGTCCGTGATCGGGCTGGCGCTGTTGATCGCGGCATTCACGGTGGTGAGCCGTCTCGTCACGACCTTCACTCCGCTCTATCTGATGAAGCAGGGCCTGCGCGCCAGCCTGTTGCCGGCGCTCAACCTCGCACAGATCTCCGAATTCTCGCTGGTGGTGATCCAGACCGGCGTCTCCGACCACCACATCGCGGCCGAGACGGCCAATGCGGCCTCCTTTGCCTTCGTGGTGCTCGCCGTGCTCTCGACCTTCGCGATGAGCCGCAGCGACGAGATCACCCGCTGGGCGATCGGTCCGCTGAAGCGGATCGGCCTGCGCGATCTCGACCACGGCAACGGCCATGGCGAGGATGGGCACGAAGGCGGCCATGGCGAGGCCCGCCGCATCGTCATTCTCGGCTTTTTCCGCGCGGCGAGCGCGCTGCTGGCCGAGATCGAACGGCAGACGCCGGTGCTGCTCGAGCAGATCACCGTGGTCGATTTCAACCCGAATGTGTACCAGACGCTGCTGTCGCGCGGCCTGCACGTGATCTATGGCGACATCAGCAATGTCGATACGCTGCTCCATGCCGGCGTCGGCAAGTCCGAGATGATCATCCTCAGCGTGCCGGATTCACTGCTCAAGGGTGCTACCAACGAGAAGCTGGTCCGCCACGTCCGCGCGCTCAACCCGACCGCCCTGATCGTGGCGACGGCCGACCTCTTGGCCGATGTCGGCGAGCTCTACGAGGCCGGCGCCAGCTACGTCACGGTGACCCGGCTCAGCGACGCTCATGAGCTGTTTACCGTGATCGAAGCCGCCCAGGCCGGCCTGCTGGCCGACAAGCGCGCCGAGCTTGATCTGCGGCTCGGCGAGCGGCGCGAAGTGCTGCCCTGA
- a CDS encoding DUF3124 domain-containing protein, with amino-acid sequence MRSALFAAILLCPLASAVPAAAQSKVNIEQNFADSLAALPKEELAVSGGFYVPAYSSVAMSQGKLRVDFSVTLSVHNASETQPLVVKRIAYFDTAGKQVETYLKAPVALKPLATVSIFVPTDDVRGGTGANFLVDWAATGEIAEPVVEALMVGGVANAHYAFISQGRPTRTAGKK; translated from the coding sequence ATGCGATCGGCGCTTTTCGCAGCAATACTGCTATGCCCCCTCGCCTCTGCCGTGCCCGCGGCCGCGCAATCCAAGGTCAATATCGAACAAAACTTTGCCGATTCGCTCGCCGCACTGCCGAAGGAGGAACTCGCCGTCTCCGGGGGGTTCTACGTGCCCGCCTATTCCAGTGTCGCGATGAGCCAGGGCAAGCTGCGTGTCGACTTCTCGGTGACCCTGAGCGTGCACAACGCCTCCGAGACCCAGCCGCTGGTGGTCAAACGCATCGCCTATTTCGACACCGCGGGCAAGCAGGTCGAGACCTATCTGAAGGCGCCGGTCGCCTTGAAGCCGCTGGCCACCGTCTCGATCTTCGTTCCGACCGACGACGTGCGGGGCGGGACCGGGGCCAATTTCCTGGTCGACTGGGCCGCAACCGGCGAGATCGCCGAGCCTGTGGTCGAGGCCCTGATGGTTGGCGGCGTCGCCAATGCGCATTACGCTTTCATCAGCCAGGGCCGTCCGACCAGGACGGCGGGGAAAAAATAG
- a CDS encoding PLP-dependent aminotransferase family protein has translation MTSSFDFAPLFPQGLPAPSARWTGLAKYSFVGGNNDSEQLPLEGLIEATNSALQKEGRSLATYGLAHGPQGYLPLREFLVTKLKRDAGINCTVDDLMIVSGSLQALDLVNATLLTRGDTVIFEQDSYQGSLTRLARLGVNVTGIPLDEDGMRMDALASTLADLKSRGIRPKYIYTIPTVQNPTGSIMPESRRAELVRLAAEYGVPIFEDDCYADLVWSGQRPPAIHAMSPNGGVIHIGSFSKSIAPALRVGFIVAPWDVMSRMLALKTDAGSGALEQMVLATYCKPHFSTHVPALTKALRTKLDTLMEALNEQFGTAAEFEEPKGGIFLWVKLPDQVDTLKLYQAALAAGVSINPGPEWSTDKSHSSSRLRLCFASPSHQQIREGVAVLAEVCRKEFGVPARSANVEKRV, from the coding sequence ATGACGTCCAGCTTCGATTTCGCGCCCCTGTTTCCTCAGGGGCTGCCCGCCCCCTCCGCGCGCTGGACGGGCCTCGCCAAATACAGCTTTGTCGGGGGCAACAACGATTCCGAGCAATTGCCGCTCGAAGGCCTGATCGAGGCGACCAATTCCGCCCTGCAAAAGGAAGGTCGATCACTCGCCACTTACGGGCTGGCGCATGGTCCGCAGGGCTATTTGCCCTTGCGCGAATTCCTGGTGACGAAACTCAAGCGCGATGCCGGTATCAATTGCACGGTCGACGATCTCATGATCGTCTCCGGCTCACTGCAGGCGCTCGATCTCGTCAACGCGACGCTCCTGACGCGGGGCGACACCGTGATCTTCGAGCAGGACAGCTATCAGGGCTCGTTGACCCGTCTGGCCCGGCTCGGCGTCAACGTAACAGGCATTCCGCTCGACGAGGACGGCATGCGCATGGACGCGCTGGCCTCGACGCTGGCGGACCTGAAGAGCCGCGGCATCCGTCCCAAATACATCTACACCATCCCGACCGTGCAGAACCCGACCGGCAGCATCATGCCGGAAAGCCGCCGCGCCGAGCTGGTGCGGCTCGCGGCCGAATACGGCGTGCCCATCTTCGAGGATGATTGCTATGCCGACCTCGTCTGGTCCGGTCAGCGGCCGCCGGCGATCCATGCGATGAGCCCGAACGGCGGCGTGATCCATATCGGCTCGTTCTCCAAGTCGATCGCGCCGGCGCTGCGCGTCGGCTTCATCGTCGCGCCCTGGGATGTGATGTCGCGGATGCTGGCGCTGAAGACGGATGCCGGCTCGGGCGCGCTGGAGCAGATGGTGCTCGCCACCTATTGCAAGCCGCACTTTTCGACCCACGTCCCGGCGCTGACGAAGGCGCTGCGCACCAAGCTCGATACGCTGATGGAAGCCCTCAACGAGCAGTTCGGGACCGCAGCCGAGTTCGAGGAGCCGAAGGGCGGCATCTTCCTGTGGGTCAAGCTGCCCGACCAGGTCGATACGCTCAAGCTGTATCAGGCCGCGCTCGCCGCGGGCGTGTCGATCAATCCCGGGCCGGAATGGTCGACCGACAAGAGCCATTCCAGCTCGCGCCTCAGGCTATGCTTTGCGAGCCCGTCGCATCAGCAGATCCGCGAGGGCGTCGCCGTGCTGGCCGAAGTGTGCCGCAAGGAATTCGGCGTGCCGGCCCGCAGCGCCAATGTCGAGAAGCGGGTCTAG
- a CDS encoding helix-turn-helix domain-containing protein: MLNQVMDFAGEVLPGSRALPPHSETAFLAELGERLRSSRARCELSRRELARRSGISERYIAQIEAGKGNVSIVLLLRLASAIHGSQPQAA; the protein is encoded by the coding sequence ATGCTGAATCAAGTCATGGATTTTGCGGGTGAAGTGCTGCCGGGGAGCCGTGCCCTGCCGCCTCATTCCGAGACCGCGTTTCTGGCCGAGCTGGGCGAACGCTTGAGATCCTCGCGTGCCCGCTGCGAGCTGTCGCGCCGGGAGTTGGCCCGCCGCTCCGGGATTTCCGAGCGCTACATCGCGCAGATCGAGGCCGGCAAGGGCAACGTCTCGATCGTGCTGTTGCTGCGGCTGGCGTCCGCCATTCACGGCAGCCAGCCCCAGGCTGCGTAA
- a CDS encoding aldo/keto reductase has product MDHLKTQGISMPKLGLGTFRMQGDDCRAAVESALSIGYRHIDTAEMYANEEPIGAALAAARLPRGELHVTTKVWHENLSPDAIRRAFDASLQKLRLDHVDLYLVHWPSKSANWGAVFETLMKLKEEGRTRAIGVANFTTALLKIAVEDIKAPIACNQIEYHAMLDQSKVLAYLNAKSIPLVAYCPLAQGRIASDPVLAEIGARHDATAAQVALKWLLDQDGVAAIPKASRRESQQANLDALKITLDDADRKKIAALPKDKRCVNPGFAPAWD; this is encoded by the coding sequence ATGGACCATCTGAAGACGCAGGGCATCAGCATGCCCAAGCTCGGCCTCGGCACCTTCCGCATGCAGGGCGATGATTGCCGCGCCGCGGTCGAGAGCGCGCTGTCGATCGGCTATCGCCACATCGACACCGCTGAAATGTACGCCAACGAAGAACCCATCGGCGCCGCGCTCGCGGCCGCCCGCCTGCCGCGCGGCGAGCTGCACGTCACGACCAAGGTCTGGCACGAGAACCTAAGCCCGGACGCGATCCGCCGCGCCTTCGACGCCAGCCTGCAGAAGCTCAGGCTCGATCATGTCGATCTCTATCTCGTGCACTGGCCGTCGAAGTCGGCGAACTGGGGCGCGGTGTTCGAGACCCTGATGAAGCTGAAGGAAGAGGGGCGTACGCGGGCGATCGGCGTTGCCAATTTCACCACGGCGCTGCTCAAGATTGCGGTCGAGGACATCAAGGCGCCGATCGCCTGCAACCAGATCGAATATCACGCCATGCTCGATCAATCGAAGGTGCTGGCCTATCTCAACGCCAAGTCGATTCCGCTGGTCGCCTACTGCCCGCTGGCGCAGGGGCGCATCGCCTCCGATCCGGTGCTGGCCGAGATCGGCGCCAGGCACGATGCGACCGCGGCCCAGGTGGCGCTGAAATGGCTGCTGGACCAGGACGGCGTCGCGGCGATCCCGAAGGCGTCGCGCCGCGAGAGCCAGCAGGCCAATCTCGACGCGCTGAAGATCACGCTCGACGATGCCGACCGCAAGAAGATCGCCGCGCTGCCCAAGGACAAGCGCTGCGTCAATCCGGGCTTTGCGCCGGCGTGGGATTAG
- a CDS encoding alkaline phosphatase D family protein produces MATLRAPRAWTRRQFLVRSTSSLAIAALAKPSISRAADRPQIAGGIQSGDVSDGSAVIWARADRPARMQVECSTVESFRTIIASASRDALPDADLTSKLLLSDLPPGQDIFYRVRFDDIATGIAGESRVGHFRTAPAEGRSISFLWSGDVAGQGWGIDIARGGYRSYRTMLDNRPDFFIHSGDHIYADCTIPSEQKLPNGEVWRNIVTEEKAEVAHTLAQFRGNYKYNHLDEHFRAFHAEVPMFAQWDDHEVTNDWSPKGSYDDAGYEDDGTPRLVARARRAFFDFMPIRDIGARQGRVYRKISYGPLLDVLMVDMRSYRDDNWNKGDDHRGWILGAEQLAWLKRELAASRATWKVIAADLPIGLVSMDAVALGNGPPDRREHEIADLLAAIKRAGVRNIVWLTADMHYTAAHYYDPNKAQFQDFEPFWEFVSGPLHAGTWGPGELDDTFGPVAMYQHGCSEAQGENLAPCFGLQFFGRVDIDGDSGVMTVTLKDVDDRDLWSVELVPQPQARPAVVAQHS; encoded by the coding sequence ATGGCAACGCTCCGCGCCCCGCGCGCCTGGACCCGGCGGCAGTTCCTGGTCCGCTCCACCTCAAGTCTCGCCATCGCTGCGCTTGCGAAACCCTCGATCAGTCGTGCCGCCGACCGCCCGCAGATCGCCGGCGGCATCCAGTCCGGCGACGTCTCGGACGGCTCGGCGGTGATCTGGGCACGCGCCGATCGGCCGGCGCGCATGCAGGTGGAATGCTCGACCGTCGAGAGTTTCAGGACCATCATTGCATCAGCGTCGCGCGATGCGTTGCCGGATGCTGATCTCACGTCAAAGCTGCTGTTGAGCGACCTGCCGCCCGGGCAGGACATCTTCTACCGCGTGCGCTTCGACGACATCGCCACCGGGATCGCCGGCGAAAGCCGGGTCGGCCATTTCCGCACCGCGCCGGCCGAGGGCCGGTCGATTTCGTTCCTGTGGTCCGGCGATGTTGCAGGGCAGGGCTGGGGCATCGACATCGCCCGCGGCGGCTATCGCAGCTATCGCACCATGCTCGACAACCGCCCCGATTTCTTCATCCACTCCGGCGACCACATCTACGCCGACTGCACGATTCCGTCCGAGCAGAAGCTGCCGAACGGCGAAGTCTGGCGCAACATCGTCACCGAGGAAAAGGCCGAGGTCGCGCATACGCTGGCGCAGTTCCGCGGCAACTACAAATACAACCATCTCGACGAGCATTTTCGCGCGTTCCACGCGGAGGTCCCGATGTTTGCGCAATGGGACGATCATGAAGTCACCAACGACTGGTCGCCGAAGGGGAGCTACGACGACGCCGGCTATGAGGACGATGGCACCCCGCGCCTCGTCGCGCGCGCCCGCCGCGCCTTCTTCGATTTCATGCCAATCCGTGACATCGGTGCGAGGCAGGGGCGGGTCTATCGCAAGATCTCCTACGGTCCGCTGCTCGACGTTCTCATGGTCGACATGCGTAGCTATCGCGACGACAACTGGAACAAGGGCGACGATCACCGTGGCTGGATCCTGGGCGCCGAGCAGCTCGCCTGGCTGAAGCGGGAGCTCGCCGCCTCGCGTGCGACCTGGAAGGTGATCGCGGCCGACCTGCCGATTGGCCTCGTCAGCATGGATGCCGTCGCGCTCGGCAACGGGCCGCCCGACCGGCGCGAGCACGAGATCGCCGATCTGCTTGCCGCCATCAAGCGTGCGGGCGTCCGCAACATCGTCTGGCTCACCGCCGACATGCATTACACCGCCGCGCACTATTACGATCCCAACAAGGCGCAATTCCAGGATTTCGAGCCGTTCTGGGAGTTTGTCTCCGGGCCGCTGCATGCCGGCACCTGGGGGCCGGGCGAGCTCGATGACACCTTCGGCCCGGTCGCGATGTACCAGCACGGATGCAGCGAAGCGCAGGGCGAGAATCTGGCGCCCTGCTTCGGTTTGCAATTCTTCGGGCGTGTCGACATCGACGGCGACAGCGGCGTCATGACGGTGACGCTGAAAGACGTCGATGATCGCGATCTCTGGTCGGTCGAACTCGTGCCGCAGCCGCAGGCGCGCCCGGCCGTGGTGGCGCAGCATTCCTAG
- a CDS encoding NAD(P)H-dependent flavin oxidoreductase produces MKTAITELFGIEHPIIQGGMHFVGFAELAAAVSNAGGLGIITGLTQKTPELLAKEIARCRDMTDKPFGVNLTFLPTFSAPPYPEYIAAIVEGGVKSVETAGRSPEAYMPALKAAGIKVIHKCTSVRHSLKAERIGCDAVSVDGFECGGHPGEDDIPNMILLPRAAEELKIPFVASGGMADGRSLVAALSLGAAGMNMGTRFIATKEAPVHQNVKNALVAATELDTRLIMRSLRNTERVLKNANVDRLLEIEREKGDKLTIDDIHDQVAGVYPRIMLDGQMDAGAWSCGMVAGLIHDIPTCKELVDRIMAEAEQIIRSRLMGFLDGTGPARKVA; encoded by the coding sequence GTGAAGACCGCGATCACCGAACTGTTCGGCATCGAGCATCCCATCATCCAGGGCGGCATGCATTTCGTCGGTTTTGCCGAGCTGGCCGCTGCCGTCTCCAATGCCGGCGGGCTCGGCATCATCACCGGTCTCACGCAGAAGACGCCGGAGCTGCTTGCCAAGGAGATCGCGCGCTGTCGCGACATGACGGACAAGCCGTTCGGCGTGAACCTGACGTTCCTGCCGACCTTCTCGGCGCCGCCCTATCCGGAATACATCGCGGCCATCGTCGAAGGGGGCGTCAAGTCCGTGGAGACCGCGGGCCGCAGTCCGGAAGCCTACATGCCCGCGCTGAAGGCGGCCGGGATCAAGGTGATCCACAAATGCACGTCGGTTCGCCATTCGCTGAAGGCCGAGCGGATCGGCTGTGATGCCGTCAGCGTCGACGGTTTTGAGTGCGGCGGTCATCCCGGCGAGGACGACATTCCCAACATGATCCTGCTGCCGCGCGCGGCGGAGGAATTGAAGATCCCGTTCGTCGCCTCCGGCGGCATGGCCGACGGACGCAGCCTCGTCGCCGCGCTGTCGCTCGGCGCGGCCGGCATGAACATGGGCACGCGTTTCATCGCGACCAAGGAAGCGCCTGTCCATCAGAACGTGAAGAACGCGCTGGTCGCGGCGACCGAGCTCGACACCCGTCTGATCATGCGCAGCTTGCGCAACACCGAGCGTGTCCTGAAGAATGCCAATGTCGATCGCCTGCTCGAGATCGAGCGCGAGAAGGGCGACAAGCTCACGATCGACGACATCCACGACCAGGTGGCGGGCGTCTATCCCAGGATCATGCTGGACGGGCAGATGGACGCTGGCGCCTGGAGCTGCGGCATGGTTGCCGGCCTCATCCACGACATCCCAACCTGCAAGGAACTGGTCGATCGCATCATGGCCGAGGCGGAACAGATCATCCGCAGCCGCCTGATGGGGTTCCTGGACGGAACGGGACCAGCGCGAAAGGTCGCCTGA
- a CDS encoding SDR family oxidoreductase: protein MPKRNSTAAVIGAGDFIGSEIARKFAAEGFSVFAGRRNGDKLAPLVKDIEAAGGEIHARSLDARKEEEVISFLNDADAHAPLEVCIFNVGANVNFPILDTTERVFRKVWEMACYSGFLAGREAARLMLARGGGKIFFTGATASLRGGGGFAAFASAKFGLRAVAQAMARELGPKNIHVAHLIIDSGVDTEWVRQRRLEALGPNALDNPDLLMPPSAVADSYWQLYQQPKSAWTFEMEIRPFGEKW, encoded by the coding sequence TTGCCCAAGCGAAATTCGACAGCCGCCGTGATCGGGGCCGGCGATTTCATCGGCTCCGAGATCGCCAGGAAATTCGCCGCTGAAGGTTTTTCGGTCTTCGCCGGCCGCCGCAACGGCGACAAGCTGGCGCCGCTGGTGAAGGACATCGAGGCTGCCGGCGGCGAGATCCACGCCCGGTCGCTCGATGCGCGCAAGGAAGAAGAAGTCATCTCCTTCCTTAACGACGCCGACGCGCATGCACCGCTGGAGGTCTGCATCTTCAACGTCGGCGCCAACGTCAATTTTCCGATCCTCGACACCACCGAGCGCGTGTTCCGCAAGGTCTGGGAGATGGCCTGCTATTCCGGCTTCCTGGCGGGCCGCGAAGCTGCGCGGCTGATGCTGGCGCGCGGCGGCGGCAAGATCTTCTTCACCGGCGCGACCGCAAGCTTGCGCGGCGGCGGCGGTTTTGCGGCGTTTGCCAGCGCCAAGTTCGGGCTGCGCGCGGTAGCGCAGGCGATGGCCCGCGAGCTCGGGCCGAAGAACATTCACGTCGCCCATCTCATCATCGATTCCGGCGTCGACACCGAATGGGTGCGGCAGCGCCGTCTCGAGGCGCTCGGCCCGAATGCGCTCGACAATCCCGATCTGCTGATGCCGCCGTCGGCGGTGGCGGACTCCTATTGGCAGCTCTATCAGCAGCCCAAGAGCGCCTGGACTTTCGAGATGGAGATCCGCCCCTTCGGCGAGAAATGGTGA
- a CDS encoding winged helix-turn-helix transcriptional regulator: MKWDTLDEEPCSLSRTVAVIGDRWTLLILRECFLRVRRFEQFQSSLQITRHLLSERLKKLVRFGILRRAPYSEAPKRYEYILTQKGLDLYPIIMAMVHWGDAHMGDERGRPLLHEHKTCGKLFDPVMVCSECGEPLHARQVHVHAGPGRREAVGLTEAAR, encoded by the coding sequence ATGAAGTGGGACACGCTGGACGAAGAGCCCTGCTCGCTTTCCCGCACCGTCGCTGTGATCGGCGATCGATGGACGCTGCTGATCCTGCGTGAATGCTTCTTGCGCGTGCGCCGGTTCGAGCAATTTCAGTCCTCGCTCCAGATCACCCGGCATCTGCTCTCGGAGCGGCTGAAGAAGCTGGTCCGCTTTGGCATCCTGCGCCGCGCGCCCTATTCGGAGGCGCCCAAGCGCTACGAATACATCCTGACGCAGAAGGGGCTCGACCTCTACCCGATCATCATGGCGATGGTGCATTGGGGCGACGCCCACATGGGCGACGAGCGCGGCCGCCCGCTGCTGCACGAGCACAAGACCTGCGGCAAACTGTTCGATCCCGTGATGGTGTGCTCGGAATGCGGCGAGCCGCTGCATGCCAGGCAGGTGCATGTGCATGCAGGGCCGGGGCGGAGGGAAGCCGTCGGGCTAACTGAGGCTGCCCGCTGA